The Xanthobacter flavus genome includes a window with the following:
- a CDS encoding GH36-type glycosyl hydrolase domain-containing protein, producing the protein MLSLLLSVFGRTPASSPWDQQPIREELFGSERLEEHARSLASAQMVEPRLARGHALSARLADNGAILLAAYRAIATSVAEGGAITPSAEWLIDNYHLVEKQIREIRSDLPPGYYRQLPKLAGGPFAGYPRVFGVAWAFVAHTDSRFDPEMLTRYLTAYQEIQPLTIGELWAVSITLRIVLIENLRRLAEAIVDDRIARREADALADRLLGVGGTPGEPVERVLGKHEQGQISDAFAVQLVHRLRDQDPRITPALVWLDQRLAARHTTADTVVRDVHRSQGAANVTIRNIITSLRLISDLDWQDVFERTSLVHALLSAGSDYDAMDFPTRNLYRDAIEQLARGSRHSELDIAREAIAAIESACAAHPHQEPLPRDCEPGYHLIGSGRRAFERQVGFRLPIRNISTHLNRAFGVGGYVAAIAIAAAVLLALPLLALGAAGVGAAQLVILTLLGSVPAIDAAVALVNRAMSFGFGATALPALELRDGVPSHLRTLVAVPTLLTSPPSIAENVERLEIHHLASPEGDLHFALLSDWTDSETEHADGDDALLAEAAAGIAALNARYGPAPGGARFALLHRRRVWNAGEARWIGWERKRGKLHELNRLLRGATDTTFVDIAGSPPSLPEGVRYVVTLDADTRLPRDTVRRLIGKMAHPLNRPRFDAAAGRVVEGYGVLQPRVTPSLPMGEEGSLFQRTFSSMSGIDPYGSAVSDVYQDLSGEGSYVGKGIYDVDAFEAALNGRVPDSTLLSHDLFEGVFARAGLASDVEVVEEFPARYDVSALRRHRWARGDWQLLPWILGRGPKLPGAAPGFDTMPVMGRWKMLDNLRRSLSAPLAVAALVAGWTLPFAAALFWTAAVLFTLALPHFIPVLAAIVPRQRGIAAVSHLRALLADLRLATLQSSLNVVFLAYEAWLMGDAIVRTLWRLLVTRSHLLEWVPAAQASLARHLDLAGSYRRMAGGLVIAAVAVAVAAVAGEGAWPLAAVFAVAWAASPAVAYRISRAPHPAGQLEMSDAQAQTLRLTARRTWRFFETFVTASDHHLPPDNFQEDPAPVVAHRTSPTNMGLYLLSIASARDFGWLGTDAALGRLEASLATMARLPRFRGHFFNWYDTSDLRPLDPKYVSTVDSGNLAGHLIALANALHAWNASEQPIAQRLAGIADALDLTREEAGLLADGRRTQTVTLPQLDETLAALAAGARRASHADEDLALRLADLAAGADTMMDIALALATERGDAAGADMLFWARASLDIIASHRRDLAHSQTQETALASRLAALEDAARAMALEMEFGFLLSRDRNLLSIGYLVAEGTLDPSCYDLLASEARLASFFAIAKGDVPAKHWFRLGRSVTPIAHGGALISWSGSMFEYLMPSLIMRAPAGSLLDQTNRLVVRRQIDYAADLRVPWGISESAYNARNLELTYQYSNFGVPGLGLKRGLGDNLVVAPYATALAAMADPIAACANLARLREAGGRGRYGFYEALDYTTSRVPVGARHAVVKAFMAHHQGMTIVAIADTLMGGIMRARFHAEPLIQATELLLQERTPRDVAVVRPWSADGRSTARARDLDPPAGRTFTSARQATPATHLLSNGRYCAMLTAASSGYSRWGDFAVTRWREDPTCDDYGSYVFIRDVHSGEVWSCGAQPSGVEPAAYHVTFHEDRAEFARRDGTLETTLDVLVSAEDDAEVRRVSISNTGTRWRELEITSYAELVLAPQSSDIAHPAFSKLFVETEYLSDIGAILATRRRRSPGEPEIWAAHFSVLDGEAVAGPEIETDRARFLGRGHGVRDPIAIIDGRPLSNTTGRVLDPIFALRRRVRIEPGGMARIAYWTMATSSRSALLDGIDKHRDTAAYSRAATLAWTQAQVELYHLGITASDAATYQRLAGYAIYAAPTLRPSSDTLLRGGGPQSGLWAQSISGDLPIVLLRISDLEDIDVAHELLKAHAYWRMKQLAVDFVILNERQSSYVQDLQIAIEALVRTSRSQPQTERNGPTGRVFVLRADLIPGETRSLLSSIARIVLVAQRGSLVEQLDRISEAEFAASAPPKRRVVVPEPPPVVPELEFFNGLGGFADNGREYVTVLGPGRSTPAPWINVVANPAFGFHVATEGSGCTWAENSRENLITPWSNDPVTDRSGEAFYLRDDETGAVWTPTALPMRDEAATYVARHGRGYSAFTHAAHGIASDLIQFVPVEGSIKIARLKVRNMTHRPRRISLAAYVEWVLGPSRAATSPFVTTGIDDETGALFARNPWNGDFGARVAFLDMAGHQTDWTGDRSEFIGRNGTLAAPAAMLRGGRFSGLVGAGLDPCGAMRTTVDLRPNASAEIVILLGQGADAAEARELIARFRAADLDAVLAEVTRGWDAILGAVEVHTPDRAMDIMLNGWLLYQSLACRVWARSAFYQASGAYGFRDQLQDGMALAPLRPDMTRAHLLRAAGRQFVEGDVQHWWLPHSGRGVRTRISDDRAWLAYATAHYMKVSGDGAVLDEAVPFLEGQRLHPGEHEAFFPPSVSDQSASLFEHCARALDESLALGRHGLPLIGTGDWNDGMNRVGEGGEGESVWLAWFLHAALTAFAPLAEARGEDGRAARWRAHAEGLQAALERTAWDGDWYRRAFFDDGTPLGSAMSDECRIDSIAQSWAVLSGAGDPARAVRAMAAVERELIRPGEGLALLFTPPFDRTLLDPGYIKGYPPGIRENGGQYTHAALWSVMAFAALGEGDKASDLFSMLNPINHARTRSDVVRYKVEPYVLAADIYSEPPHAGRGGWTWYTGSAGWMQRAGIESILGLRKEGDMLRLDPCIPRDWPGFDLTIRHGAARYRITVDNPKGVSRGIASATLDGVALSTSPLLIPLRDEPGERAVHVRLGS; encoded by the coding sequence TTGCTTTCCCTTCTTCTCAGTGTCTTCGGGCGCACACCCGCATCCTCGCCGTGGGATCAGCAGCCCATCCGCGAGGAACTGTTCGGTTCGGAAAGGCTTGAAGAGCACGCCCGCAGCCTTGCGTCCGCCCAGATGGTGGAACCGCGGCTCGCCCGGGGACACGCACTCTCCGCCCGCCTCGCCGACAATGGCGCCATTCTGCTGGCCGCCTACCGCGCCATCGCCACATCCGTCGCGGAAGGCGGCGCCATCACCCCGTCGGCGGAATGGCTGATCGACAACTATCATCTGGTGGAAAAGCAGATCCGGGAGATCCGCTCCGATCTGCCGCCGGGCTACTACCGCCAGCTTCCCAAGCTCGCCGGCGGGCCGTTCGCGGGGTATCCGCGCGTGTTCGGCGTGGCATGGGCTTTCGTGGCCCATACCGACAGCCGTTTCGATCCGGAGATGCTGACGCGCTATCTCACGGCCTATCAGGAGATCCAGCCGCTCACTATCGGCGAGCTGTGGGCGGTCTCCATCACCTTGCGGATCGTGCTCATCGAGAATCTCCGGCGCCTGGCCGAGGCGATCGTCGACGACCGGATCGCCCGGCGCGAGGCTGATGCGCTGGCCGATCGGCTGCTGGGCGTCGGCGGGACACCCGGCGAGCCGGTCGAACGCGTGCTCGGCAAGCATGAGCAGGGTCAGATCTCCGACGCCTTCGCCGTCCAGCTGGTTCACCGGCTGCGCGATCAGGACCCGCGGATCACTCCGGCTTTGGTCTGGCTCGACCAGCGCCTGGCGGCGCGCCACACGACAGCCGACACGGTGGTGCGCGACGTGCACCGCAGCCAGGGTGCGGCGAACGTCACCATCCGCAACATCATCACCAGCCTGCGGCTGATCTCCGACCTGGACTGGCAGGACGTCTTCGAGCGCACCAGCCTCGTCCACGCTTTGCTGTCCGCCGGAAGCGACTATGACGCCATGGATTTTCCGACCCGCAATCTCTACCGGGACGCCATCGAGCAACTGGCGCGCGGGTCCCGGCACAGCGAACTCGACATCGCCCGGGAGGCCATTGCCGCAATCGAGAGTGCCTGCGCTGCGCATCCCCATCAGGAGCCGCTCCCGCGTGACTGCGAGCCCGGCTATCACCTGATTGGAAGCGGACGGCGCGCCTTCGAACGTCAGGTCGGATTTCGCCTGCCCATCCGCAATATCTCCACCCACCTGAACCGGGCTTTCGGCGTCGGCGGCTATGTGGCCGCCATCGCCATCGCGGCAGCAGTGCTTCTGGCCCTGCCGCTTCTCGCCCTCGGTGCCGCCGGCGTCGGTGCGGCACAGCTCGTTATTCTCACTCTGCTCGGATCGGTGCCGGCCATCGATGCCGCGGTGGCCCTGGTCAATCGCGCCATGAGCTTCGGCTTCGGGGCAACGGCCCTGCCGGCGCTTGAGCTGCGCGATGGCGTTCCCTCCCATCTGCGCACCCTGGTGGCGGTGCCCACCTTGCTGACGAGTCCCCCATCCATCGCGGAGAATGTCGAACGGCTGGAGATTCATCACCTCGCCAGCCCCGAAGGCGACCTGCATTTCGCTCTTTTGTCCGACTGGACCGATTCCGAGACGGAGCATGCGGACGGCGACGACGCCCTGCTCGCCGAGGCTGCGGCGGGGATCGCAGCCCTCAACGCGCGCTACGGGCCCGCGCCGGGCGGTGCCCGGTTCGCCCTGCTGCACCGGCGGCGGGTGTGGAATGCGGGCGAGGCGCGCTGGATCGGCTGGGAGCGCAAGCGCGGCAAGCTGCATGAGCTGAACCGCCTGCTGCGCGGCGCCACCGACACCACGTTCGTGGACATCGCCGGATCTCCGCCGAGCCTGCCGGAGGGCGTGCGCTATGTGGTGACCCTGGATGCCGACACCCGGCTGCCGCGCGACACGGTCCGCCGGCTCATCGGCAAGATGGCCCATCCGCTCAACCGACCCCGCTTCGATGCGGCGGCGGGCCGCGTAGTGGAAGGCTATGGTGTGCTGCAGCCGCGCGTAACGCCCTCTCTGCCCATGGGCGAGGAGGGATCCCTGTTCCAGCGCACATTTTCCTCCATGAGCGGCATCGACCCCTACGGTTCGGCGGTGTCCGACGTCTATCAGGACCTGTCAGGCGAGGGCTCCTATGTCGGCAAGGGCATCTACGACGTGGACGCCTTCGAGGCGGCGCTGAACGGGCGCGTGCCGGATTCCACCCTGCTCAGCCATGATCTGTTTGAAGGGGTGTTTGCGCGCGCGGGCCTCGCCTCCGATGTGGAAGTGGTGGAGGAGTTTCCCGCCCGCTACGACGTCAGCGCCCTGCGGCGCCATCGCTGGGCGCGGGGCGACTGGCAGCTTCTGCCCTGGATACTCGGACGCGGCCCCAAGCTTCCCGGCGCCGCCCCCGGCTTCGACACCATGCCCGTCATGGGGCGCTGGAAGATGCTCGACAATCTGCGCCGCTCGCTCTCGGCGCCGCTCGCCGTTGCGGCTCTGGTCGCCGGGTGGACGCTGCCGTTCGCCGCCGCGCTGTTCTGGACCGCCGCCGTGCTGTTCACCCTCGCGCTGCCGCACTTCATTCCGGTTCTCGCGGCCATCGTGCCCCGCCAGCGCGGCATCGCAGCTGTCAGCCATCTGCGCGCCCTGCTGGCCGACCTCAGGCTGGCGACGCTGCAATCCTCGCTCAATGTGGTGTTCCTCGCCTACGAGGCCTGGCTGATGGGCGATGCCATCGTGCGCACCCTGTGGCGGCTGCTGGTCACCCGCAGCCACCTGCTGGAATGGGTGCCCGCCGCGCAGGCGAGCCTTGCCCGGCACCTCGACCTTGCGGGCTCCTACCGCCGGATGGCCGGAGGCTTGGTCATCGCTGCGGTCGCGGTGGCTGTCGCGGCCGTCGCGGGAGAGGGCGCCTGGCCGCTCGCGGCCGTGTTTGCCGTGGCGTGGGCTGCATCGCCAGCCGTGGCTTACCGCATCAGCCGTGCGCCCCATCCGGCAGGCCAGCTGGAAATGTCCGACGCCCAGGCACAGACCCTGCGGCTGACCGCGCGGCGCACATGGCGGTTCTTCGAGACGTTCGTGACGGCGTCCGACCATCATTTGCCGCCGGACAACTTTCAGGAAGACCCTGCGCCCGTGGTGGCGCACCGGACGTCGCCCACCAATATGGGCCTCTATCTTCTCTCCATCGCGAGCGCCCGCGATTTCGGATGGCTCGGCACCGATGCCGCTTTGGGGCGGCTGGAAGCGAGCCTTGCCACCATGGCGCGACTTCCCCGCTTCCGCGGCCACTTCTTCAATTGGTATGATACAAGTGACCTGCGCCCGCTCGACCCGAAATACGTCTCCACGGTCGACAGCGGCAACCTCGCCGGGCACCTTATCGCGCTCGCCAACGCGCTCCATGCGTGGAATGCGTCCGAGCAGCCCATCGCGCAGCGTCTGGCCGGCATTGCCGATGCGCTGGACCTGACCCGCGAGGAGGCCGGCCTCCTCGCCGACGGACGGCGCACCCAGACGGTGACCCTCCCGCAGCTGGACGAGACCCTCGCCGCCCTTGCCGCCGGCGCGCGCCGGGCCTCACACGCGGACGAGGATCTCGCCCTCCGGCTCGCCGATCTCGCCGCCGGCGCGGACACCATGATGGATATCGCCCTCGCCCTCGCCACCGAGCGCGGCGACGCTGCCGGCGCGGATATGCTGTTCTGGGCGCGGGCCAGCCTCGACATCATCGCCAGCCATCGCCGGGACCTCGCACACAGCCAGACCCAGGAGACCGCGCTCGCCTCCCGCCTCGCCGCACTTGAGGATGCGGCCCGCGCCATGGCGCTTGAGATGGAGTTCGGCTTCCTCCTGTCCCGCGACCGCAACCTGTTGTCCATCGGCTATCTGGTGGCGGAGGGGACGCTCGACCCCAGCTGCTACGATCTTCTCGCCTCGGAAGCCCGCCTCGCCAGCTTCTTCGCCATCGCCAAGGGGGATGTCCCCGCCAAGCACTGGTTCCGCCTCGGGCGCTCGGTGACGCCCATCGCCCATGGCGGCGCGCTGATCTCGTGGTCGGGCTCCATGTTTGAGTATCTGATGCCGTCGCTGATCATGCGTGCGCCCGCCGGCAGCCTGCTCGACCAGACCAACCGGCTCGTGGTGCGCCGGCAGATCGACTATGCGGCCGACCTGCGGGTGCCGTGGGGGATTTCCGAATCCGCCTACAACGCCCGCAACCTGGAACTCACCTATCAATACTCCAATTTCGGCGTTCCCGGCCTGGGGCTGAAGCGGGGGCTGGGCGACAATCTGGTGGTCGCGCCCTACGCGACCGCTCTTGCCGCCATGGCCGACCCGATCGCCGCCTGCGCCAATCTTGCCCGGCTCCGGGAGGCCGGCGGCCGTGGCCGCTACGGCTTCTACGAAGCGCTGGACTACACCACGAGCCGCGTCCCGGTGGGCGCGCGGCATGCCGTGGTGAAGGCCTTCATGGCGCACCATCAGGGCATGACCATCGTCGCCATCGCCGACACGCTGATGGGCGGCATCATGCGCGCGCGCTTCCACGCCGAGCCGTTGATCCAGGCGACGGAACTGCTGCTGCAGGAGCGCACGCCCCGCGACGTGGCCGTGGTTCGCCCCTGGTCGGCGGACGGGCGCTCGACGGCCCGCGCCCGCGATCTGGATCCACCTGCCGGCCGCACCTTCACCTCTGCGCGGCAGGCAACGCCCGCCACCCACCTGCTCTCCAACGGGCGCTATTGCGCCATGCTGACGGCCGCCAGCTCCGGCTACAGCCGCTGGGGCGACTTCGCCGTCACCCGCTGGCGTGAGGATCCGACCTGCGATGACTACGGCTCCTATGTCTTCATCCGCGACGTGCACAGCGGAGAGGTCTGGTCGTGCGGGGCCCAGCCGAGCGGCGTCGAGCCGGCCGCCTATCATGTGACCTTCCACGAGGACCGCGCGGAATTCGCGCGCCGCGACGGCACTCTGGAGACCACGCTGGATGTGCTCGTCTCCGCCGAGGACGATGCCGAGGTGCGCCGCGTCTCGATCTCCAACACTGGCACCCGCTGGCGGGAGCTGGAAATCACCTCCTACGCCGAGCTGGTGCTGGCGCCCCAGTCCTCCGACATCGCCCACCCTGCCTTTTCCAAGCTCTTCGTCGAGACCGAATACCTCTCCGACATCGGCGCGATCCTCGCGACGCGCCGGCGGCGCTCACCGGGCGAGCCGGAAATCTGGGCCGCCCATTTCAGCGTGCTGGATGGCGAGGCCGTGGCTGGGCCGGAGATCGAAACCGACCGGGCCCGCTTCCTCGGCCGCGGCCATGGCGTGCGCGACCCCATCGCGATCATCGACGGGCGGCCCCTCTCCAACACCACCGGCAGGGTGCTGGACCCCATCTTCGCCCTGCGCCGGCGCGTGAGGATCGAGCCGGGCGGCATGGCGCGGATTGCGTACTGGACCATGGCCACGTCCAGCCGCAGCGCGCTGCTGGACGGCATCGACAAGCATCGCGACACGGCTGCCTACAGCCGCGCGGCTACCCTCGCCTGGACGCAGGCTCAGGTCGAGCTCTACCACCTCGGCATCACCGCGAGCGATGCGGCCACATATCAGCGGCTCGCCGGCTATGCGATCTACGCTGCGCCAACGCTGCGCCCGTCGTCCGACACCCTCCTGCGCGGCGGGGGGCCGCAGTCCGGCCTCTGGGCGCAGAGCATTTCCGGCGACCTCCCCATCGTGCTGCTGCGCATTTCCGACCTCGAAGACATCGATGTCGCCCACGAACTGCTTAAGGCGCACGCATATTGGCGCATGAAGCAGCTGGCGGTGGATTTTGTGATCCTCAATGAACGCCAGTCGTCCTATGTGCAGGATCTGCAGATCGCCATCGAGGCCCTCGTACGCACCAGCCGCTCGCAGCCGCAGACGGAGCGAAACGGGCCCACGGGGCGCGTCTTCGTGCTGCGGGCCGATCTCATTCCGGGGGAAACGCGGTCGCTCCTGTCCTCCATCGCCCGCATCGTCCTCGTGGCGCAGCGCGGCAGCCTCGTGGAGCAGCTGGATCGGATCAGCGAAGCCGAATTCGCCGCCAGCGCCCCGCCCAAGCGTCGCGTGGTGGTGCCGGAGCCGCCGCCCGTCGTGCCGGAGCTGGAATTCTTCAACGGCCTTGGCGGCTTCGCCGACAATGGGCGCGAATATGTGACTGTGCTCGGCCCGGGCCGGTCCACCCCGGCGCCGTGGATCAATGTCGTCGCCAACCCCGCGTTCGGCTTCCACGTGGCCACCGAAGGCAGCGGCTGCACCTGGGCTGAGAACAGCCGGGAGAACCTCATCACCCCCTGGTCCAACGATCCCGTCACCGACCGGAGCGGCGAAGCCTTCTACCTGCGCGACGACGAGACCGGCGCCGTCTGGACGCCCACCGCCTTGCCCATGCGCGACGAGGCGGCGACCTACGTCGCCCGGCACGGGCGCGGCTACAGCGCCTTCACCCACGCGGCACACGGGATCGCCAGCGATCTCATCCAGTTCGTGCCGGTGGAAGGCTCGATCAAGATCGCGCGCCTGAAGGTGCGCAACATGACCCATCGCCCGCGCCGGATCTCCCTCGCGGCCTATGTGGAATGGGTGCTTGGCCCGTCACGCGCCGCAACTTCTCCGTTCGTGACCACGGGCATCGACGACGAGACCGGCGCGCTGTTCGCCCGCAATCCCTGGAATGGGGATTTCGGCGCCCGCGTCGCTTTCCTCGACATGGCCGGACACCAGACCGACTGGACGGGCGACCGCAGCGAATTCATCGGCCGGAACGGTACCCTCGCCGCGCCCGCGGCGATGCTGCGGGGCGGACGGTTCTCCGGGCTGGTGGGAGCGGGTCTGGACCCCTGCGGCGCCATGCGCACCACGGTGGATCTGCGCCCCAACGCCAGCGCGGAAATCGTCATCCTGCTTGGCCAGGGCGCCGATGCGGCGGAGGCCCGCGAACTGATCGCCCGGTTCCGCGCCGCCGACCTCGACGCGGTCCTCGCCGAAGTGACCCGAGGCTGGGACGCCATCCTCGGCGCCGTCGAGGTGCACACACCCGACCGCGCCATGGACATCATGCTGAACGGCTGGCTGCTCTACCAGTCGCTTGCCTGCCGGGTGTGGGCGCGCTCGGCTTTCTACCAGGCAAGCGGGGCCTACGGCTTCCGTGATCAACTGCAGGATGGCATGGCCCTGGCGCCGCTGCGTCCCGACATGACGCGCGCCCATCTCCTGCGCGCCGCCGGGCGGCAGTTCGTGGAGGGCGACGTGCAGCATTGGTGGCTGCCCCATTCCGGCCGCGGCGTGCGCACCCGCATCTCCGACGATCGGGCCTGGCTCGCTTATGCCACCGCACACTATATGAAGGTGAGCGGCGATGGCGCGGTCCTCGATGAGGCGGTGCCCTTCCTGGAAGGACAGAGGCTCCATCCCGGCGAGCATGAGGCCTTCTTCCCGCCCAGTGTGTCCGATCAGTCTGCATCCCTTTTCGAGCACTGCGCCCGCGCACTGGACGAGAGCCTCGCGCTCGGGCGGCACGGCCTGCCGCTGATCGGCACCGGGGACTGGAACGATGGCATGAACCGTGTGGGCGAAGGCGGCGAAGGCGAGAGCGTCTGGCTCGCCTGGTTCCTGCATGCTGCGCTGACAGCGTTTGCGCCCCTCGCTGAAGCAAGGGGAGAGGATGGTCGGGCCGCGCGCTGGCGCGCCCATGCGGAAGGACTTCAAGCCGCCCTCGAGCGCACGGCGTGGGATGGAGACTGGTACCGCCGCGCCTTCTTCGATGATGGCACCCCGCTCGGCTCGGCCATGAGCGACGAATGCCGCATCGATTCCATCGCCCAGTCCTGGGCGGTGCTCTCCGGCGCGGGCGATCCCGCGCGGGCGGTCCGCGCCATGGCGGCCGTGGAGCGGGAGCTGATCCGGCCGGGGGAAGGGCTGGCGCTGCTGTTCACGCCGCCCTTCGACAGGACGCTGCTGGATCCCGGCTACATCAAAGGCTATCCGCCGGGCATCCGCGAGAATGGCGGCCAATACACCCATGCGGCGCTTTGGTCCGTGATGGCGTTCGCGGCCCTGGGAGAAGGCGACAAGGCCTCGGACCTGTTCTCCATGCTCAATCCCATCAATCACGCGCGCACTCGCTCGGACGTGGTGCGCTACAAGGTCGAACCCTACGTGCTCGCTGCCGACATCTATTCTGAGCCGCCCCACGCGGGCCGCGGTGGCTGGACCTGGTACACCGGCTCCGCGGGATGGATGCAGCGGGCGGGGATCGAGAGCATCCTGGGCTTGCGCAAGGAAGGGGACATGCTGCGCCTTGATCCCTGCATTCCGCGGGACTGGCCCGGGTTCGATCTCACGATCCGCCATGGCGCGGCGCGCTATCGCATCACCGTGGACAATCCGAAGGGGGTGAGCCGGGGCATTGCTTCGGCAACCCTCGACGGTGTTGCACTGTCCACAAGCCCGCTCCTCATCCCGCTGCGGGATGAACCGGGAGAGCGTGCCGTCCACGTACGGCTCGGGTCCTGA
- a CDS encoding cold-shock protein: MTEGTVKWFNAQKGFGFIAPDAGGNDAFVHISAVERSGLGELREGQKVGFELVADRKSGKMSADMLKDLS, from the coding sequence ATGACTGAGGGAACCGTGAAGTGGTTCAACGCCCAGAAGGGCTTTGGATTCATCGCTCCTGATGCGGGCGGCAATGACGCGTTCGTCCATATCAGCGCTGTCGAGCGCTCCGGCCTTGGCGAGCTGCGCGAAGGCCAGAAGGTGGGCTTTGAGCTCGTCGCCGATCGCAAGAGCGGGAAGATGTCCGCGGACATGCTCAAGGATCTGAGCTGA
- a CDS encoding MFS transporter, translating into MSVTTAGAAAKPRPMSREEKKVIFASSLGTVFEWYDFYLYGSLAAIIGAQFFSAYPPATRDIFALLAFAAGFLVRPFGAIVFGRIGDLVGRKYTFLVTILIMGLSTFIVGILPNAATIGIAAPIILIALRLLQGLALGGEYGGAATYVAEHAPHGRRGFYTSWIQTTATLGLFLSLIVILFTRTIVGEQNFAAWGWRVPFLVSIALLGISVWIRLQLSESPTFQKMKEEGTTSKAPLSEAFAKWGNLKVVLIALFGLVAGQGVVWYTGQFYALFFLQSILKVDGYTSNLLIAWSLVFGTGFFVFFGWLSDKIGRKPIILAGCLIAAASYFPLFNMITTYANPALEKAIQNIRVTVVSDPANCGSLFNPVGTRIYSQPCDLARDFLAKSSVKYSTEAGPAGSPVQLKINDTVIPYTPDFNKNALAALQSAGYPSAATNKDVVKMAHPFDIFRPQVAAVIGLLFILVLFVTMVYGPIAAALVELFPARIRYTSMSLPYHIGNGWFGGLLPATAFAMVAATGDIYYGLWYPIVIALMTFVIGLLFVPETKDRNIDHWH; encoded by the coding sequence ATGAGCGTGACAACAGCGGGGGCGGCAGCGAAGCCCCGCCCCATGAGCCGGGAGGAGAAGAAGGTCATCTTCGCCTCGTCCCTGGGCACCGTGTTCGAGTGGTACGATTTCTATCTGTACGGCTCGCTGGCGGCGATCATCGGCGCGCAGTTCTTTTCGGCCTATCCGCCGGCCACCCGTGACATCTTCGCCCTTCTGGCCTTCGCCGCCGGCTTCCTTGTGCGCCCCTTCGGCGCCATCGTGTTCGGCCGCATCGGCGATCTCGTGGGCCGCAAATACACCTTCCTCGTCACCATCCTCATCATGGGCCTGTCGACCTTCATCGTCGGCATCCTGCCCAACGCGGCCACCATCGGCATCGCCGCTCCGATCATCCTCATCGCCCTGCGCCTGCTGCAGGGCCTCGCCCTCGGCGGTGAGTATGGCGGCGCTGCAACCTACGTGGCCGAGCATGCCCCGCACGGCCGCCGCGGCTTCTACACCTCGTGGATCCAGACCACGGCGACCCTCGGCCTGTTCCTCTCGCTGATCGTCATCCTGTTCACCCGCACCATCGTGGGCGAGCAGAATTTCGCGGCCTGGGGCTGGCGCGTGCCGTTCCTCGTCTCCATCGCTCTGCTCGGCATCTCGGTCTGGATTCGTCTCCAGCTCTCCGAATCGCCGACCTTCCAGAAGATGAAGGAAGAGGGCACCACCTCGAAGGCACCGCTGTCGGAGGCCTTCGCCAAGTGGGGCAACCTCAAGGTCGTGCTGATCGCGCTGTTCGGCCTCGTCGCCGGCCAGGGCGTGGTCTGGTACACGGGCCAGTTCTATGCCCTGTTCTTCCTGCAATCGATCCTCAAGGTCGATGGCTACACCTCGAACCTGCTGATCGCGTGGTCGCTGGTGTTCGGTACGGGCTTCTTCGTGTTCTTCGGCTGGCTGTCCGACAAGATCGGCCGCAAGCCGATCATCCTCGCCGGCTGCCTGATTGCCGCGGCGAGCTACTTCCCGCTGTTCAACATGATCACCACCTACGCCAATCCGGCGCTGGAAAAGGCGATCCAGAACATCCGGGTCACGGTGGTGTCCGATCCGGCGAACTGCGGAAGCCTGTTCAACCCGGTGGGCACCCGCATCTACAGCCAGCCCTGCGACCTCGCCCGCGACTTCCTCGCGAAGTCCTCGGTGAAGTACTCGACCGAGGCCGGCCCCGCCGGTTCCCCGGTGCAGCTGAAGATCAACGACACCGTGATCCCCTATACGCCTGACTTCAACAAGAACGCCCTGGCGGCGCTGCAGTCGGCGGGCTACCCGTCCGCGGCGACCAACAAGGACGTCGTGAAGATGGCGCATCCGTTCGACATCTTCCGCCCGCAGGTGGCGGCGGTGATCGGGCTGTTGTTCATCCTCGTGCTGTTCGTGACCATGGTGTACGGACCGATCGCGGCGGCTCTGGTCGAGCTGTTCCCGGCCCGCATCCGCTACACCTCCATGTCGCTGCCCTACCACATCGGCAACGGCTGGTTCGGCGGCCTGCTTCCGGCGACGGCCTTCGCCATGGTGGCGGCCACCGGCGACATCTACTACGGCCTCTGGTACCCGATCGTGATCGCGCTGATGACCTTCGTCATCGGTCTTCTGTTCGTGCCCGAGACCAAGGATCGCAACATCGATCACTGGCACTGA